One window from the genome of Perca flavescens isolate YP-PL-M2 chromosome 17, PFLA_1.0, whole genome shotgun sequence encodes:
- the LOC114571833 gene encoding leucine-rich glioma-inactivated protein 1, with translation MENTRKIPKRSPWLCVLVVASVLLVVDSKRARPPRCPSSCTCTKDNALCESAGLIPRSFPPDVISLSFVKSEFTEIPKESFIHTPALHLLLFTANNLESINEDAFLGLPHLEYLFIENNQIKLISPHAFRGLKTLVHLSLAYNNLETLPKDLFKGLEALTKVDLRGNQFTCDCKLKWLVEWIYSTNATVDQIYCKGPASQLDKKINDLAPQSFDCITTEFASYQSLKFESISVEAFSFGNDQYVVFAQPFIGKCSFLEWDHVEMVFRNFDDIDSTSTVICKPLVIDTQLFVIVAQLFGGSHIYKRDTSANKFIKLQGIDILKIRKPNDVETFRIDGESFFVIADSSKAGSTTIYKWNGNGFYSHQSLHPWYRDTDAEYMEISSKPHLILSSSSQRPVIYQWNKSTKLFDRRTDIPEMEDVYAVKHFQVKTDLFICLTRFIGDSKVMRWDGALFRELQTMPSRGSMVFQPFSVASWQYAILGSDYSFTQVYRWDTKKGEFVHFQEVNIQAPRAFSPVSIDNRQFLLASSFKGKTQIYEHLVIDLSN, from the exons ATGGAAAATACACGCAAGATTCCCAAAAGATCGCCCTGGCTTTGCGTACTTGTAGTGGCGTCTGTTTTACTCGTAGTGGACAGCAAGAGAGCCAGACCGCCTCGCTGTCCCTCATCATGTACATGTACCAAAGATAACGCGTTGTGCGAAAGCGCAGGACTGATCCCTCGCAGCTTTCCACCCGATGTCATATCACT ATCATTCGTCAAGTCTGAATTCACTGAAATCCCGAAAGAGAGCTTCATCCACACACCTGCCCTGCATCTCCT CCTCTTCACAGCCAACAACCTGGAATCTATAAATGAGGATGCTTTCCTTGGTCTTCCTCATCTGGAGTATCT GTTCATCGAAAACAACCAAATCAAGTTGATTTCACCACATGCTTTCCGTGGACTGAAAACTCTAGTGCATCT GAGTCTGGCCTACAATAATCTGGAGACTCTGCCCAAAGATTTGTTCAAAGGTCTTGAAGCCTTGACGAAAGT AGACCTTCGAGGGAACCAGTTCACCTGTGACTGTAAGCTGAAGTGGTTGGTGGAGTGGATATACAGCACCAACGCGACAGTAGATCAGATTTACTGTAAAGGCCCGGCCTCACAACTGGACAAGAAGATCAATGATCTGGCGCCGCAGTCCTTCGACTGCATCACTACAG agtTTGCTTCCTACCAGTCCCTGAAGTTTGAATCCATATCTGTGGAGGCATTTTCCTTCGGGAATGACCAGTATGTGGTGTTTGCCCAGCCCTTCATTGGGAAATGCAGCTTTCTAGAGTGGGATCATGTGGAGATGGTCTTTAGAAACTTTGACGACATTGACA GCACATCCACAGTAATTTGCAAACCTCTGGTCATTGACACCCAGCTCTTTGTCATTGTGGCTCAGTTGTTTGGTGGCTCACACATATATAAGCGTGACACCTCTGCCAACAAATTCATTAAGCTCCAAGGCATTGACATCCTCAAAATTCGCAAACCAAACGATGTGGAGACGTTCCGCATCGATGGAGAATCCTTTTTTGTCATAGCAGACAGCTCCAAGGCCGGCTCCACCACCATCTACAAGTGGAACGGCAATGGCTTCTACTCTCACCAATCGCTCCACCCGTGGTACCGGGACACCGATGCGGAGTACATGGAGATCTCCTCCAAACCTCACCTGATCTTGTCCAGCAGCTCTCAGAGGCCAGTCATCTACCAGTGGAACAAAAGCACCAAGCTGTTTGACAGACGCACCGACATCCCAGAGATGGAGGACGTCTACGCCGTGAAGCATTTTCAGGTCAAAACCGACCTCTTCATCTGTCTGACGCGCTTCATCGGCGACTCCAAAGTGATGCGCTGGGATGGAGCCCTCTTTAGAGAATTGCAGACCATGCCCTCTCGTGGCTCCATGGTGTTCCAGCCCTTCTCTGTGGCCAGCTGGCAGTACGCCATCCTGGGCAGCGATTACTCTTTCACCCAGGTGTACCGCTGGGATACCAAGAAGGGCGAGTTTGTCCATTTCCAGGAGGTGAACATCCAGGCGCCGAGGGCCTTCTCTCCAGTCTCCATAGACAACCGGCAGTTCCTGCTGGCTTCCAGTTTCAAAgggaaaactcagatttacGAGCACCTGGTCATTGATCTGAGCAACTGA
- the LOC114572356 gene encoding cone cGMP-specific 3',5'-cyclic phosphodiesterase subunit alpha', translated as MADKDTVEKFLDNNPQFAKEYYDKKVKADVITGAFNNQVQVKDPASYNDVTTIQEAEFIFELIKGMQGNTPMEKALHTILQRIALLVQADRCSYFGYRARNGIPELTTVLFDVSHNSPFEKNLVDPNAEIVFPTDMGIVGWTAHSKKPQNIADVKKDSHFSDFVDKQHKYTTKCMITAPIMCEKEPIGVIMALNKQGADAFSKSDQELFNKYVNFAAVVALQAHTSCMWDVESRRSQVLLWSASKVFEELTDIERQFHKALYTVRTYVKCERYSVGLLDMTKEREFFDEWPIKLGEQEPYKGPKTPDGREINFYKIIDYLLEDKEEIKVIPGPPADHWALVSGLPAYVAENGFICNMMNVGADDYFKFQKEMVDETGWKIKNVLSLPIVNKKEEIVGVATFYNRSDGKPFDENDEQITEALTQFLGWSTLNSDTYDKLNRTEWRKDIAQEILMYQTTATLNDVQTILNTQDKFGSAPEDCDQKEMYKLLRGNIPDAKKVELLEFRFSDFPLSELELIKCGIRCFFELGVVEKFKVPAEILTRWMFTVRRGYRDITYHNWRHGFNVGQTMFALLLTGKLKKYYSDLEAFAMVAAGFCHDIDHRGTNNLYQTKSLSPLAKLHSSSIMERHHLEYSKTLMEDENLNIFQNLQKRQFETVQHLFEVCIIATDLALYFKKRTMFQKIVEAVEVMPEEKDKINYISNNATRKEIIMAMMMTACDLSAITKPWEVQSKVALMVAAEFWEQGDLERTVLDQQPIPMMDRNHAEQLPKMQCGFIDFVCSFVYKEFSRFHTEIAPMFNGLNINRGEWRALADVYEAKMKAIEDEKKKLEGGGEQGQAGGNSKTCVIF; from the exons ATGGCAGACAAAGACACTGTAGAGAAGTTCCTTGACAACAACCCACAGTTTGCTAAGGAGTACTACGACAAGAAAGTCAAGGCAGATGTGATCACTGGTGCCTTCAACAACCAGGTCCAGGTCAAAGACCCAGCCTCTTACAATGATGTCACCACCATCCAGGAGGCTGAGTTCATATTCGAACTCATAAAGGGGATGCAAGGCAACACCCCGATGGAAAAAGCCCTGCATACAATTCTCCAGAGGATTGCTCTGCTGGTCCAGGCCGATCGCTGCAGCTACTTTGGCTACAGGGCACGTAACGGAATTCCTGAGCTGACCACGGTCCTCTTCGACGTGTCACACAATTCTCCATTTGAAAAGAATTTAGTGGATCCCAATGCAGAGATTGTTTTTCCCACCGACATGGGAATTGTTGGATGGACGGCACACTCCAAGAAGCCTCAGAACATTGCTGATGTCAAGAAG GACTCTCATTTCAGTGACTTTGTGGATAAACAGCACAAATATACCACGAAATGCATGATTACTGCTCCCATTATGTGTGAGAAGGAACCCATTGGTGTCATCATGGCACTCAACAAACAAGGTGCTGATGCATTTTCAAAGAGTGATCAGGAG CTTTTTAATAAATATGTGAACTTTGCTGCTGTGGTCGCTCTCCAAGCCCACACTTCATGCATGTGGGATGTAGAGTCCAGGAGAAGCCAG GTGTTGCTGTGGTCAGCCAGCAAAGTCTTTGAAGAGCTGACAGATATTGAGAGGCAGTTTCACAAAGCCTTGTACACAGTGAGGACATATGTCAAGTGTGAGAGATACTCTGTGGGACTCCTGGACATGACCAAAGAAAGG GAATTCTTCGATGAGTGGCCAATCAAACTAGGAGAACAGGAGCCATACAAAGGCCCCAAAACACCTGATGGGAGA GAAATCAACTTCTACAAAATTATTGACTACTTGCTGGAAGACAAAGAGGAGATTAAAGTTATCCC CGGCCCTCCTGCCGACCACTGGGCTCTGGTCAGCGGACTCCCAGCATATGTGGCTGAAAATGGATTT ATCTGCAACATGATGAATGTTGGAGCAGATGACTACTTCAAATTTCAG AAAGAAATGGTGGATGAGACTGGATGGAAGATTAAGAACGTCCTGTCCCTCCCCATTGTCAACAAAAAGGAAGAAATTGTTGGTGTTGCCACTTTTTACAATAGAAGTGATGGCAAACCATTTGACGAGAATGATGAACAAATTACAGAA GCTCTAACCCAGTTCCTTGGCTGGTCCACTCTGAATAGCGACACATACGACAAACTGAACAGGACAGAGTGGAGGAAAGATATTGCACAGGAAATTCTCATGTACCAGACAACAGCCACACTAAATGACGTGCAGACCATTCTG AACACTCAAGACAAGTTTGGCTCTGCACCAGAGGACTGTGACCAGAAGGAGATGTACAAACTGTTG AGAGGCAACATCCCTGACGCCAAGAAGGTGGAGCTGCTTGAGTTCCGCTTTAGTGACTTCCCCTTGTCTGAGTTGGAACTCATCAAGTGTGGCATCCGCTGCTTCTTTGAGCTGGGGGTGGTAGAGAAGTTCAAAGTCCCAGCTGAG atCCTGACACGATGGATGTTCACCGTTCGCAGGGGATACCGTGACATCACCTACCACAACTGGAGGCATGGCTTCAACGTTGGACAAACCATGTTTGCTTTGCTGCTA ACAGGCAAACTGAAGAAGTATTACTCCGATCTCGAGGCCTTTGCCATGGTAGCTGCCGGATTCTGCCACGATATTGACCACAGAGGAACCAACAATCTCTACCAGACAAA GAGTTTATCCCCACTGGCAAAACTGCACAGCTCCTCAATTATGGAGCGGCATCATCTTGAGTACAGTAAGACACTGATGGAGGATGAG AACCTGAATATCTTCCAAAACCTTCAGAAGCGTCAGTTTGAGACGGTGCAGCATCTGTTTGAAGTTTGCATAATTGCCACTGATCTCGCCCTTTACTTCAA GAAGAGAACAATGTTCCAAAAAATTGTGGAAGCTGTGGAGGTCATGCCAGAGGAGAAAGACAAGATCAACTACATCTCCAACAATGCAACCAGGAAGGAAATTATCAT GGCAATGATGATGACAGCTTGTGACCTGTCAGCCATTACAAAGCCATGGGAGGTTCAGAGCAAG GTCGCTCTAATGGTGGCAGCAGAATTTTGGGAGCAGGGAGACCTCGAAAGGACAGTCCTTGACCAGCAGCCTATT CCAATGATGGACAGAAATCATGCTGAGCAGCTGCCTAAGATGCAGTGTGGTTTCATCGACTTTGTCTGCTCCTTTGTGTACAAG gagTTTTCTCGCTTTCACACAGAGATTGCCCCCATGTTCAATGGGCTGAATATCAACAGAGGCGAGTGGAGAGCTCTCGCAGATGTCTATGAGGCCAAGATGAAGGCTATCGAAGACGAGAAGAAAAAGCTGGAAGGTGGAGGCGAACAAG GTCAAGCTGGCGGGAATTCAAAGACATGCGTTATCTTCTAG